A window of Helicobacter pylori genomic DNA:
CCTTTCATTTTTTAAAAGGATTATAAAATAACGCCCATTAGTTTTTGTTTAAAGGGTTTAGAATTGATTGGCTCATCATAAAGCATATAATCGCCACTCAATTTTTGCTCTAGCCCCAGAAAACAAAGAAATATAGGTTAAAGTTTTATCCAAAAGCATAGGGGCGTTAAAAGACTAAATAATATCCATTCATCTCAATGCTTCAAGCTTTCAATTTCTTTAAGCATGGTTTCAAAAGCTTCTTTAGTGCCTGCTCGCACGCTAGAAAACAAACTAAACACCACAATAGCTATACTCGCTGCAATAAAGCCCGGGACGATTTCATAAATATCCAAAAAGCTCTTGCCAAATTTGTCGTATAAAATCACCGTGCTAGCCCCAGAGAGCATGCCAGCAATCGCTCCGATTCGTGTCATTCTTGACCAAAAAAGCGAAAACAAAATCACCGAGCCAAAACTTGCGCCAAAGCCAGCCCATGCGTAACTCACAATGCTAAGAATGCTAGCGTTTTTATCCGTTGAAATGAAAAAAGCGATGCAAGCCACCCCTAAAACCGAAAGCCTAGAAATGATCATCACCAACTTTTGGGGGGCGTTTTTGTTAAAAATCGTCGCATAGAAATCTTCAGCAATGGTAGAAGAGCTTACAAGCAGTTGTGAACTGGCCGTGCTCATCACCGCCGCTAAAATCGCGCTCAATAAAATGCCTGTGATCCAAGGGTTAAAGAGCAATTGACTCATCACAATGAAAATCTTTTCAGGGTCTTGCAAGCTCAAATCAAATTTATGCACATATGCAACGCCCAAAAGCCCCATAACGCATGCCCCAATCAAAGAAATGACCATCCAAGAAATGCCAATAGTGGTCGCTTTAGGGACATCTTTAATGGAGCGGATAGACATGAAGCGCACTAAAATATGGGGTTGTCCAAAATAGCCTAACCCCCAAGCAAGGCTTGAAATAATAGCGACTATGCTAGAGCCTTGCAAAAAAGAAAGGTTTTCAGGCTTGATTTCTCTAATGATTTTAATGCCCTCTCCAATCCCCCCAAGATGGATGATCATCACAACCGGCACCACGATTAAAGCGCCCATCATCAAAAGCCCTTGAATCAAATCCGTCCAGCACACCGCCTTATACCCTCCTAAAAAGGTGTAAGAAACAATAATCAGCGTGCCGATACTTAAAGCGTAGGTGTATTGGATCCCAAAAGTCGCTTCAAAGAGTTTGGCCCCGCTCACAAGCCCTGAAGAAATATAGAAAATAAAAAAGATTAAAATCACAAAGGCTGAAATCAAGCGCAAAATGTGTTTGTCATCGCTAAAGCGGGTTTCAAAATAATCTGAAATGGTGATGGAATTAGCGATCACGCTCGTATAAATGCGCAAGCGTTTGGCCACAAAAACCCAGTTAATGAGTGCCCCCAAACTCAATCCTATGGCGATGTGTGAGTTGATAAGCCCTCCCACATACAAAGCGCCCGGTAACCCCATTAAAAGCCACCCGCTCATATCACTCGCCCCAGCGCTCAAAGCGCTAATCACAGGACCCATGGAGCGATCGCCTAAGAAATAGTCTTCGGTTGTTTCATTTTGTTTGTAAAAATAAAAACCAATGTAGAGCATTAACAGCGAATAAACGATAAACATCGTAACAATAGGGGTGCTTAAAACAACATGTCCCATTTTGATCTCCTTTTTTGCAATCTTTATTTTTCAGTGCAACATGACTTGTGGCAAGTGGGTTGCTTTAAAACCCTTGATCCTAAATTCCCGTAACGATGATAAGAGATGCTAACCGATCGTTCTAAGTGGTAATACAACAATTCAAAACGCCCATTCAAGCATGGTTTAGCGGTGGCTAAAACCATCCCTAAAGCGCTCGCTCGCTCATGCAATAAATCTAGATCGCTTTTTAAATAGCGGATGCGATTGAAAGCGTTCAATTTCTCGCTAAATTTTTGCAAGCTTTCATAAACAATAGGGGCATTTGCTTGGAGCGTTTTCAAGCATTCTAGGAAAAAGGCTAAATCTTTATTGGCATGCTCGTTTTCTGCACTGATTGTTAAAGGGATTTGAGAGGTTAAACACGCTAAAGTAACGCCCAACATATCGCTTAAGGTGTCCTTTTCGGTGATGCGATAACCCACGCTTTTAACTTTAGTGTAGGAAAAAAGGTTGTCTTCGCCCCTGATTTTGACATAATCTTTAGTCTGGCTAAATTCATGCTTGTAATGATAAGCGTAGCTCTTTGCCATAAAAATCGTGCGCTTCAACTCATGCGTATGCTCATCATAGCCTTTTTGAGTTAGTCTTTCTAAAGCTTCACTTAAAGGGTTGGTTAAAGCGTGATCATCCTCTTCTTCTTGGTGAATATCCACAAATTGCGTGATATAGTTAAAAATGCCTACCTTCCTCCCAAACCCCACGGCGGATTTTTTGATCCCCCCAAAAGGCTGTCTTAAAACAATAGCCCCTGTGGTGGGTTTATTGATATAAATGTTACCGGCTTCAATGCGTTCTAAATAATATTCCCACTCCCTTTCATCTAAAGACTCTAACGCGCTCGTAAGCCCATAGCCGGTAGAATTGACTATTTCTATCGCTTCATCTAAATCTTGCGCTTTTATCACGGATAAAATAGGGGTAAAAAGCTCGGTTTGGTGCGTGAAATCGCCCTTTTTAGTGCCGTATTTGATGCTTGGTTTCATCAAATAGGGGTTATCATTCACAAAGCTTACCGGGATCTCGTAATTTTCATAGCCTTTCAATTCCTCCATCGCTTGAATGACTTTTTCATTGGGTTTGTCCGCTAGAGCGCCGATTTTGTTTTTAAAATCAAAAGGATCGCCCACGCTAAGGCTTAAAGTAGCGTCCGTTAAAGTCTTTTTAAAATTCTCATCTTCATAGACTTCTTGTTCTAACACTAAAAGCGAAGTTGCAGAGCATTTTTGCCCTGAATTGCTAAAAGCTGAATGGATGACATTTTTAATCGCTTGATCCCTGTCTGCCATTTTGCTCACAATGGTGGCGTTTTTACCGCCTGTTTCTGCACTCAAGGCTAAAGTGGGGTTGGCTTTAAGCATTTTGTAAGCGGTGTCTTCGCCCCC
This region includes:
- the putP gene encoding sodium/proline symporter PutP yields the protein MGHVVLSTPIVTMFIVYSLLMLYIGFYFYKQNETTEDYFLGDRSMGPVISALSAGASDMSGWLLMGLPGALYVGGLINSHIAIGLSLGALINWVFVAKRLRIYTSVIANSITISDYFETRFSDDKHILRLISAFVILIFFIFYISSGLVSGAKLFEATFGIQYTYALSIGTLIIVSYTFLGGYKAVCWTDLIQGLLMMGALIVVPVVMIIHLGGIGEGIKIIREIKPENLSFLQGSSIVAIISSLAWGLGYFGQPHILVRFMSIRSIKDVPKATTIGISWMVISLIGACVMGLLGVAYVHKFDLSLQDPEKIFIVMSQLLFNPWITGILLSAILAAVMSTASSQLLVSSSTIAEDFYATIFNKNAPQKLVMIISRLSVLGVACIAFFISTDKNASILSIVSYAWAGFGASFGSVILFSLFWSRMTRIGAIAGMLSGASTVILYDKFGKSFLDIYEIVPGFIAASIAIVVFSLFSSVRAGTKEAFETMLKEIESLKH